In Elaeis guineensis isolate ETL-2024a chromosome 1, EG11, whole genome shotgun sequence, a genomic segment contains:
- the LOC105039979 gene encoding intermediate cleaving peptidase 55, mitochondrial isoform X3 — translation MMTDVVPYPFRQDADYLYITGCSQPGGVAVLSEECGLCMFMPDPDPHDVVWQGQVAGVEAALDFFKAEKAFPLSKMHKILPEMIGRASRLFHNVKTALPSYMELEAFRRASLNNKVKDLSHYTHEMRWIKSLSELKLMRESASIACQSLLQTMLLSRTFPEESKLSAKVEYECKMRGAQRMAFHPVVGGGANGSVIHYSRNDQKVRAGELVLMDIGCEFHGYLSDLTRTWPPCGSFSSAQEILYSLILETNKECVKLCKPGVSIQQIHNYSVQMIRRGLKEIGILKDENGCSYHQLNPTSVGHYLGMDVHDSAMISNNRLLQPGVVSHYDTFHKNPIYTILSEGAMVFFQDEMCCRSLHLGPRRSHSNKVITIEPGVYIPISYDAPDRFRGIGIRIEDEVLITETGYEVLTGSMPKEIPHIKSLLNFASSTATEASDLRAAFS, via the exons ATGATGACAGATGTGGTGCCATATCCATTTAGACAGGATGCTGATTACCTCTATATAACAGGTTGTTCACAGCCTGGTGGTGTAGCAGTTTTAAGTGAGGAATGTGGCTTATGTATGTTTATGCCAGATCCAGATCCTCAT GATGTGGTTTGGCAAGGTCAAGTTGCTGGAGTTGAAGCAGCCTTGGACTTTTTTAAGGCTGAAAAAGCATTTCCATTGAGTAAGATGCACAAG ATCCTTCCAGAAATGATTGGACGAGCATCAAGGTTGTTCCATAATGTAAAGACAGCCTTACCATCTTACATGGAGCTGGAGGCCTTTCGCAGGGCAAGTCTCAACAACAAAGTGAAAGATCTTTCACATTACACTCACGAAATGCGCTGGATAAAATCTCTATCTGAACTTAAGTTGATGAGAGAATCTGCATCAATTGCATGCCAG TCCCTGTTGCAAACGATGTTGCTTTCAAGGACGTTTCCAGAAGAAAGCAAGCTATCAGCTAAGGTTGAATATGAGTGCAAAATGAGAGGGGCTCAAAGAATGGC GTTCCATCCGGTAGTTGGTGGTGGGGCCAATGGTAGTGTTATACACTATTCAAGAAATGATCAGAAA GTCAGAGCTGGGGAACTTGTGCTGATGGATATTGGGTGTGAGTTTCATGGTTATCTCAGTGACCTAACCCGCACCTGGCCACCTTGTGGTAGCTTTTCTTCTGCTCAG GAAATATTATATAGTCTTATTTTAGAGACAAATAAGGAATGTGTGAAGCTCTGTAAACCAGGTGTGAGCATTCAGCAGATACATAATTATTCG GTTCAAATGATTAGGCGAGGACTCAAAGAGATTGGGATCCTGAAAGATGAGAATGGTTGCTCTTATCATCAGCTAAATCCAACTTCAGTAG GTCATTATCTAGGAATGGATGTTCATGACTCAGCTATGATCAGCAATAACCGTCTGTTGCAGCCAGGtgttgtaagtcactatgatacCTTTCATAAAAATCCAATTTACACAATCCTTTCTGAGGGAGCTATGGTGTTTTTTCAAGATGAAATGTGTTGTCGATCCTTGCATTTGGGACCTAGAAGATCCCATTCTAATAAG GTGATAACAATTGAGCCTGGAGTttatatacccatatcctatgaTGCACCAGATAG GTTTCGGGGGATTGGAATAAGGATCGAGGATGAAGTCCTTATTACGGAAACTGGTTAtgag GTTCTTACTGGATCAATGCCCAAAGAGATTCCGCATATAAAGTCTTTACTGAATTTTGCTTCTAGTACAGCTACAGAAGCCTCTGACTTGAGAGCAGCATTCAGTTAA
- the LOC105039980 gene encoding uncharacterized protein, with translation MARKGNQQRNGLNRNGPNYKNVVSEMVNKENLKSHDGKIAEEEASSSPTWEGKNNTKGSGKKNKQRSAGVSCRGKSDDTNPNLSQTVDTSSKIRDPAGSDLSSGASGSRGNNEMFNNGNHNQKILSNNVAEGIPVENMTENSSLSAAVAAKDLRAVAFYVLKVTSEWVEQQKPRFTTFVAVLQMGHDYVRLKVEHVCPIIFTWILYFGKLILLLSMVWLECCIRGLDSLLRLGTTSFFTVIWCSILSVIAMTGITKFLILMVIAALVAIFIGLGLAIVIISMFATVVLWLYGSFWTTGAVILLGGIAFALSHERVALLITTIYSMHCARSYVGWLGLLLGLNLSFISSDVLIHFLQNKLNEHRSNDPSEQARHSQGRSGHWYSEPFHSSQAEDTSQSASERSADRSTGAPSTSGAEAELTSEDEVLRLLTCTDHYSALGFTRYENIDVSVLKREYRKKAMLVHPDKNMGNEKAAEAFKKLQNAYEVLLDSLKRKMYDDELRREELLNYFRRFQSAPQKKGRHGIFRSGYSHAEAEDEGIYGESRRIACKKCSQFHVWACTERSKSRARWCQECKDFHQAKDGDGWVEQSFQPLLFGLLQKMDPPCAYVCAGSKIYDATEWFICQGMRCPANTHKPSFHVNTSLTKQPSSKATTSAHRGGGGMPTTNMDETMTEEEFFEWLQNAMQSGMFETSNMSNETPSPRNGSCSKSSVKKKRKGKKQW, from the exons ATGGCTCGGAAGGGAAACCAACAAAGAAATGGTCTAAATCGCAATGGACCTAATTACAAAAATGTAGTTTCAGAGATGGTGAATAAAGAAAATCTAAAATCACATGATGGGAAGATTGCTGAAGAAGAAGCATCAAGTAGTCCTACTTGGGAGGGCAAAAACAATACCAAGGGGAGTGGTAAGAAAAACAAGCAGAGATCTGCTGGTGTTTCTTGCAGAGGGAAGTCAGATGATACAAACCCAAATTTATCACAAACAGTGGATACATCAAGTAAAATAAGAGATCCCGCTGGAAGTGACTTGTCATCGGGTGCTTCTGGATCAAGAGGAAACAATGAAATGTTCAACAACGGTAATCACAATCAAAAGATTTTGTCAAATAATGTGGCTGAGGGTATTCCTGTCGAAAATATGACGGAAAATAGCAGTCTTTCAGCTGCGGTGGCTGCTAAGGATCTAAGAGCTGTGGCTTTTTATGTCTTGAAAGTGACTAGTGAATGGGTTGAACAGCAGAAACCACGGTTCACAACCTTTGTAGCTGTTTTACAGATGGGCCATGATTATGTCCGTCTTAAAGTTGAGCATGTGTGTCCTATAATTTTTACTTGGATTTTGTATTTTGGAAAGTTGATCCTTCTTCTATCAATGGTTTGGCTGGAATGCTGCATCAGGGGTCTTGATTCTTTATTGCGTTTGGGGACAACATCCTTTTTCACTGTAATATGGTGCAGCATCCTCTCAGTTATTGCCATGACTGGAATCACAAAATTTCTTATACTCATG GTGATTGCTGCTTTAGTGGCAATTTTCATTGGTCTTGGACTTGCAATTGTGATAATTTCCATGTTTGCAACGGTAGTTTTGTGGCTTTATGGAAGCTTTTGGACAACAGGGGCTGTCATACTTCTAGGAG GCATTGCATTTGCTTTGAGCCATGAACGTGTTGCACTTCTTATCACCACTATATATTCCATGCATTGTGCGAGAAGCTATGTAGGATGGCTTGGTCTTCTTTTGGGGCTTAACCTGTCTTTCATTTCCAGTGATGTTCTGATACACTTCCTACAGAACAAGCTAAATGAGCATAGGTCTAATGACCCTTCAGAGCAAGCCAGGCATTCACAGGGTAGATCGGGTCATTGGTACAGTGAGCCTTTTCATTCCTCACAGGCAGAGGATACTTCTCAATCTGCATCTGAGAGGTCAGCTGACCGGAGCACAGGTGCTCCTTCAACCAGTGGAGCCGAGGCAGAGTTAACTTCAGAAGATGAAGTTCTTCGGTTGTTAACTTGTACTGATCACTATTCAGCTTTAGGTTTTACTCGCTACGAGAACATAGATGTTTCTGTACTCAAAAGAGAGTACAGAAAAAAG GCAATGCTAGTCCATCCTGATAAGAATATGGGCAATGAGAAAGCTGCAGAAGCATTTAAGAAACTTCAAAATGCATATGAG GTTTTGCTAGATTCTTTGAAACGAAAGATGTATGATGATGAACTGAGGAGGGAAGAACTATTGAACTATTTTCGAAGGTTTCAGAGTGCTCCTCAAAAG AAGGGAAGGCATGGTATTTTCAGATCTGGATATAGTCATGCTGAAGCTGAAGATGAAGGGATTTATGGAGAATCAAGAAGAATAGCCTGCAAAAAGTGCAGTCAGTTCCATGTCTGGGCCTGCACAGAGAGATCAAAATCCCGAGCAAGATGGTGTCAG GAGTGCAAAGATTTTCATCAAGCTAAAGATGGTGATGGGTGGGTCGAACAGTCCTTTCAGCCCCTTCTGTTTGGATTGCTGCAAAAG ATGGATCCACCATGTGCGTATGTTTGCGCTGGAAGCAAGATATATGATGCAACGGAATGGTTCATCTGTCAG GGAATGAGATGTCCTGCTAACACTCATAAGCCGAGCTTTCATGTAAACACCAGCCTAACAAAGCAACCCAGTTCCAAAGCAACCACTTCAGCTCACAGAGGAGGTGGCGGGATGCCGACCACCAACATGGATGAGACAATGACGGAGGAAGAATTCTTTGAGTGGTTACAGAATGCTATGCAGTCGGGCATGTTTGAAACTAGCAACATGTCAAATGAGACCCCTTCTCCCAGAAATGGCAGCTGTTCCAAGAGCAGcgtgaagaaaaagaggaaagggAAGAAGCAGTGGTAG